The Megalops cyprinoides isolate fMegCyp1 chromosome 10, fMegCyp1.pri, whole genome shotgun sequence genome window below encodes:
- the zgc:171704 gene encoding ras-related and estrogen-regulated growth inhibitor-like protein, whose amino-acid sequence MVVQVKPSSQQSKTMDGAQQKVEANVLLLGAENVGKSALTVRFLTRRFIGEYGDIESIYNHNDKVDGREISFNIWDSLYPQNCETTESITEKQLQWADGLILVYSICDRSSFDVVRQQVHLIRQAKKTSGMSPIIIVGNKRDLQHRRTVSSEEGRLLALSADCGFFEISAAETYHGVLLVFHELLDLIREARALKKGGAGFKGIVRSVSAVFGRKRAE is encoded by the exons ATGGTGGTTCAGGTCAAACCCAGCTCccagcaaagcaaaacaatggaTGGAGCGCAGCAAAAAGTCGAAGCTAACGTATTGTTGCTTGGAGCCGAAAACGTTGGGAAATCAG CCCTCACCGTGCGATTTCTCACCAGAAGATTCATCGGCGAGTACGGAGATATTG aaTCAATATACAATCACAATGACAAAGTTGACGGACGGGAGATATCGTTCAACATCTGGGATTCCCTATATCCACAG AACTGTGAAACAACGGAGTCAATTACCGAGAAGCAGTTGCAGTGGGCCGATGGTTTAATTCTGGTCTACAGCATTTGCGACCGGTCAAGCTTTGACGTGGTGCGGCAACAGGTGCATCTTATCAGACAAGCAAAGAAGACGTCCGGGATGTCGCCCATCATCATCGTTGGCAACAAGCGCGACCTCCAGCACCGACGCACGGTTTCCAGCGAGGAGGGACGACTCCTGGCTCTCTCAGCTGACTGTGGGTTCTTCGAAATCTCGGCCGCCGAAACGTACCACGGCGTACTACTTGTGTTCCACGAATTGCTGGACCTCATTCGGGAGGCGAGGGCACTTAAGAAAGGGGGTGCGGGATTCAAAGGCATCGTAAGGAGCGTGTCGGCGGTTTTTGGAAGGAAACG